The genomic region CCTGGCGAAAAATCTCGTCTAGCCTGACAACCGGTATCATGCCGCTGTCAATTACATCTCTAAGCACATTGCCGGGGCCTACAGGTGGAAGCTGGTCTGCGTCCCCAACCAAAATGAGCCTCGTTCCGGGCTTTATAGCCTTAAGCAGATGATACATAAGAAGCACATCAACCATTGACACCTCGTCAATGATTATTACATCCGCCTCAAGCTGATTTCCTTCATTTTTTCCAAAAACCATTGCGCGATCATCCATTGACGGGGCATACTCAAGCAGCCTGTGAATGGTCTTAGATTCCATTCCTGCTGCCTGGCTCATACGCTTGGCAGCCCGACCGGTCGGCGCTGCCAAAGTAATCTTGAAACCGTTTCCATAAAAAATGCGTATTATGGAATTTATTGTAGTTGTCTTTCCGGTTCCCGGTCCTCCTGTAATGACAACCAGACCTTTTTCTATGCATCTCTTTACCGCAAGCTTCTGCTTGTCGGCCAGATGGATATCTTGAAGCTTAAGATCCTCCATCTCTTTATCAACCATTATTCCCGGGTTTTCGTATTGCGCCAGCGCAAAGTCGGTGAGCATCCTTGCAACTCCAGTCTCTGCAACATGGTACAGCTGACCGTAAACAGCCTTCTCATCTCCCAAATTTTCAACGAAAACATCGCCTCTTACAAGTATTTCAGCTATCATTTCCTCAACCTGGCAGGGTTCTACGATAAGCATTTCCGAAGATTTTTTCACCAGCTCGTCACTGCCGGCATATGTATGTCCTTCCTGCTGAAAGGTATTCAAAGCATATTTTATGCCCGAAGCTATTCTTCCGGGGTCGTCCCTTTCAACACCCATCTTTGATGCAATCCGATCTGCAAGGCGAAACCCTATTCCGCTAATCTCATCGGCTATGCGGTAGGGATTGTCCTCCATCACAGACAGAGACTCGCCCTTGTACTTCTTGTAAATCTTGAGCGCATACGCAGTTGAAATGCCATAACTCTGAAGCCCAATCATGACTTCCTGCATTTCTCGCTGGGCTTCAAAAGAAACAAGTATGCTTTCAAACTTGGATTTTCCTATGCCGCTGACCTCTCTTAGCCTCTCGGGACTGCGTTCGATGATATCCATCGTATCAACCCCAAACTTCCCAACAATGCGCTCGGCTAGCTTCGGACCAATACCTTTTATAAGCCCGGATGACAGATAGTTGACGATACCGTTTTCAGTACTCGG from Peptostreptococcaceae bacterium harbors:
- a CDS encoding ATP-dependent RecD-like DNA helicase → MAIEIEGVIKDIKFHADDTDYTVAGFESDGEFLTVVGVLPSASEGEHYKLTGDMVYHKRYGEQFKVEIAVKVVPSTENGIVNYLSSGLIKGIGPKLAERIVGKFGVDTMDIIERSPERLREVSGIGKSKFESILVSFEAQREMQEVMIGLQSYGISTAYALKIYKKYKGESLSVMEDNPYRIADEISGIGFRLADRIASKMGVERDDPGRIASGIKYALNTFQQEGHTYAGSDELVKKSSEMLIVEPCQVEEMIAEILVRGDVFVENLGDEKAVYGQLYHVAETGVARMLTDFALAQYENPGIMVDKEMEDLKLQDIHLADKQKLAVKRCIEKGLVVITGGPGTGKTTTINSIIRIFYGNGFKITLAAPTGRAAKRMSQAAGMESKTIHRLLEYAPSMDDRAMVFGKNEGNQLEADVIIIDEVSMVDVLLMYHLLKAIKPGTRLILVGDADQLPPVGPGNVLRDVIDSGMIPVVRLDEIFRQARESMIVLNAHRINQGEYPLMNQKDRDFFHISKDSPDDILKAIEELVSDRLPKFNGYDPMKDIQVLTPMKGGIVGTKSLNIALQGMLNPPSPEKKEKNTGERIFREGDKIMQIRNNYNIKWKSMDGLREGDGVFNGDIGFISRIDHEALKMDVVFDEDRIISYDFADMDELIHAFCVTIHKSQGSEFPVVVIPLSWAPPMLLNRNIIYTAITRAKELVVLVGQSKYLYAMIKNEKGMKRNSGLLYRFKKVADFMEEDEN